A window of the Deinococcus gobiensis I-0 genome harbors these coding sequences:
- a CDS encoding barstar family protein, whose translation MINPFADAPQGVQAAPHDVRLVAAGYQVAVREVDFGAVRDKETLMLAFLSGLGLTQNFGRNWDALYDVLTDPGQRPARFALMLCDYARFRRRTAGLARELEGVLCDAQKDAAGQGRALWLLAEEPESDTKHW comes from the coding sequence ATGATCAATCCCTTCGCCGACGCGCCCCAGGGGGTACAGGCCGCGCCGCACGACGTCCGGCTGGTGGCCGCCGGGTATCAGGTGGCGGTGCGCGAGGTGGACTTCGGCGCGGTGCGCGACAAGGAGACCCTGATGCTGGCCTTCCTGTCCGGGCTGGGGCTGACCCAGAACTTCGGGCGCAACTGGGACGCGCTGTACGACGTGCTGACCGACCCCGGCCAGCGCCCGGCCCGCTTCGCGCTGATGCTGTGCGACTACGCCCGGTTCCGCCGCCGCACCGCCGGGCTGGCCCGGGAGCTGGAGGGCGTGCTGTGCGACGCCCAGAAGGACGCCGCCGGGCAGGGGCGCGCGCTGTGGCTGCTGGCCGAGGAACCCGAGAGCGACACGAAGCACTGGTAG
- a CDS encoding DEAD/DEAH box helicase, producing MTVAAPNLSKLLPPAPAGNLLQLPQVARAALFAAFPGPAVLLCTPERAATYASAGALGAPVSVNPGLRDWDTRHEHVVLDVNTALDLFPSRPEDHALTLAVGRSLPREELLSRLEKLGYERGEEPGFELRGDTLELRLEPGAGLPQNAEEGLWIRAEFFGDEVDTLRQLAPGELTGEKIGHFTLEPTTDYLSEVRWDATRLDLLPGRVFLDSPEFFASALGVLTDTLWPRLEGREVTVFGRSPLELPDLDTGLQTLPFYRARLTDLERDVTEWRGAGYRVLILVRHDRTAAYLADKLLGTHEIPWLNIPRVQEGGLGFLRAGGEGGFVIPEHKTVVLTEDLIYGFQGGSALRGKKLGGKPVTDALGLQVGDYLIHPEHGIGQFQGLETRKVLGVTRDYLNLEYRGGARLSVPIEQLPVLRRHPGTTDDPPVLSSFDKKDWAKAKEKARKNAEAVAAKLLVQYAARQVTPGNSFGAQPEWDRQIEENFAFELTADQKTALKETFKDLEAANPADRLISGDVGFGKTEVALRAAHRVVGHGKQVAILVPTTLLAEQHTSTFVERFRGLPVRVEGLSRFTSDKQSRAILGDLAQGKVDILIGTHRLLSGDITFKDLGLIIVDEEHRFGVSQKEKLRALRGLPDTAGGKLEVPGDVTAVDTLALSATPIPRTLYMSMVGLRDMSSIQTPPKGRRPIQTVLTPFDPVTVRDAIMTEIGRGGKVFYIHDRIASIGARSLYLRNLVPEARIGVAHGRMNEEELEEIMMGFEQGAFDVLLSTTIVETGLDIPEANTILIERADRLGLAQLYQLRGRVGRRAQTAYAYLFYPPRMTENAQRRLWAIADLQDLGSGHLLAEKDMEIRGVGNILGEEQHGHVQAVSIDVYTELLAEAVARLKGEPVQAPPSVSINLPVDARLSPEYFAGPDGREDEEARIATYGRLSEARTLQAVSRVERDLRKKYGPPTPEVQNFIDLAKLRMTAVARRVLEIGETMTQLQITFAYKKLDYDAAGLKRFPHKTEVATFPPSVKLEKRGIKPDDYARTLIDLLGYFG from the coding sequence GTGACGGTCGCCGCGCCCAACCTTTCCAAACTGCTGCCCCCGGCCCCGGCCGGCAATCTGCTGCAACTGCCGCAGGTCGCCCGCGCCGCGCTGTTCGCGGCCTTCCCCGGTCCCGCCGTGCTGCTGTGTACCCCCGAGCGCGCGGCGACCTACGCCTCGGCCGGCGCGCTGGGGGCGCCCGTGAGCGTGAATCCGGGCCTGCGCGACTGGGACACCCGGCACGAACACGTCGTGCTGGACGTGAACACGGCGCTCGACCTCTTTCCCTCGCGCCCCGAGGACCATGCCCTGACGCTGGCGGTGGGCCGCAGCCTGCCGCGCGAGGAGCTGCTGAGCCGCCTGGAGAAACTGGGCTACGAGCGCGGTGAGGAACCGGGCTTCGAGCTGCGCGGCGACACGCTGGAGCTGCGCCTGGAGCCGGGCGCGGGCCTGCCTCAGAATGCCGAGGAGGGCCTATGGATCCGCGCCGAGTTCTTCGGGGACGAGGTGGACACCCTGCGCCAGCTCGCGCCCGGTGAGCTGACCGGCGAGAAGATCGGGCACTTCACGCTGGAGCCCACCACCGACTACCTCAGCGAGGTCCGGTGGGACGCCACCCGGCTCGACCTCCTGCCGGGGCGCGTCTTTCTCGACTCGCCGGAGTTCTTCGCGTCGGCGCTGGGGGTCCTGACCGATACGCTGTGGCCGCGCCTGGAGGGCCGCGAGGTCACGGTGTTCGGCCGCTCGCCGCTGGAACTGCCCGACCTCGACACCGGCCTCCAGACCCTGCCCTTCTACCGCGCCCGCCTGACCGACCTGGAACGCGACGTGACCGAGTGGCGCGGCGCGGGCTACCGCGTGCTGATCCTGGTGCGTCACGACCGCACCGCCGCCTACCTGGCCGACAAGCTGCTCGGCACCCACGAGATTCCCTGGCTGAACATTCCGCGTGTGCAGGAGGGCGGCCTGGGCTTCCTGCGGGCGGGCGGCGAGGGCGGCTTCGTCATTCCCGAGCACAAGACGGTGGTGCTCACCGAAGACCTGATCTACGGCTTCCAGGGCGGCTCGGCGCTGCGCGGCAAGAAGCTCGGGGGCAAGCCGGTCACCGACGCGCTGGGCTTGCAGGTGGGCGACTACCTCATTCATCCCGAGCACGGCATCGGGCAGTTCCAGGGGCTGGAGACGCGCAAGGTGCTGGGGGTCACGCGCGACTACCTGAACCTCGAATACCGGGGCGGCGCGCGCCTGAGCGTGCCCATCGAGCAGCTGCCGGTACTGCGGCGCCACCCCGGCACCACCGACGACCCGCCGGTCCTGAGCAGCTTCGACAAGAAGGACTGGGCCAAGGCCAAGGAAAAGGCCCGCAAGAACGCCGAGGCGGTCGCCGCCAAACTGCTCGTGCAGTACGCCGCGCGGCAGGTCACGCCGGGCAACAGCTTCGGGGCGCAGCCCGAGTGGGACAGGCAGATCGAGGAGAATTTCGCCTTCGAGCTGACGGCCGACCAGAAAACCGCCCTCAAGGAGACCTTCAAGGACCTGGAGGCCGCCAACCCCGCCGACCGCCTGATCTCGGGCGACGTGGGCTTCGGCAAGACCGAGGTGGCGCTGCGGGCCGCACACCGCGTCGTCGGGCACGGCAAGCAGGTCGCCATCCTGGTGCCGACCACGCTGCTGGCCGAGCAGCACACCTCGACCTTCGTCGAACGCTTCCGGGGCCTGCCGGTGCGCGTCGAGGGCCTGTCGCGCTTCACGAGCGACAAGCAGTCGCGCGCCATCCTGGGCGACCTCGCGCAGGGCAAGGTGGACATCCTGATCGGCACGCACCGCCTGCTCTCGGGCGACATCACCTTCAAGGACCTGGGCCTGATCATCGTGGACGAGGAACACCGCTTCGGGGTATCGCAGAAGGAAAAGCTGCGGGCGCTGCGCGGCCTGCCCGACACGGCGGGCGGCAAACTGGAAGTGCCGGGAGACGTGACGGCGGTGGACACGCTGGCCCTCTCGGCCACGCCCATTCCGCGCACGCTGTACATGAGCATGGTGGGCCTGCGCGACATGAGCAGCATCCAGACGCCGCCCAAGGGCCGCCGGCCCATCCAGACGGTCCTGACGCCGTTTGACCCCGTCACCGTGCGCGACGCGATCATGACCGAGATCGGGCGCGGCGGGAAGGTCTTCTACATCCACGACCGCATCGCCTCCATCGGCGCCCGCAGCCTGTACCTGCGCAACCTCGTGCCCGAGGCGCGCATCGGGGTGGCGCACGGCCGCATGAACGAGGAGGAACTCGAAGAGATCATGATGGGCTTCGAGCAGGGGGCCTTCGACGTGCTGCTCTCGACGACCATCGTCGAGACGGGCCTGGACATCCCCGAGGCGAACACCATCCTGATCGAGCGGGCCGACCGCCTGGGTCTCGCGCAGCTCTATCAGCTCCGGGGGCGCGTGGGGCGCCGGGCGCAGACGGCCTACGCCTACCTGTTCTACCCGCCGCGCATGACCGAGAACGCGCAGCGGCGGCTGTGGGCCATCGCGGACCTGCAAGACCTCGGCTCCGGGCACCTGCTGGCCGAGAAGGACATGGAGATCCGCGGTGTGGGCAACATCCTGGGCGAGGAGCAGCACGGGCACGTGCAGGCCGTGAGCATCGACGTGTACACCGAGCTGCTGGCCGAAGCGGTCGCGCGCCTCAAGGGCGAGCCGGTGCAGGCTCCGCCCAGCGTGTCCATCAACCTGCCGGTGGACGCGCGGCTCTCGCCCGAATATTTCGCCGGACCCGACGGCCGCGAGGACGAGGAGGCGCGCATCGCCACCTACGGCCGACTCTCCGAGGCGCGGACCCTCCAGGCCGTCTCGCGCGTCGAGCGCGACCTGCGCAAGAAGTACGGGCCGCCCACCCCGGAGGTCCAGAATTTCATCGACCTCGCCAAGCTGCGCATGACGGCCGTCGCCCGGCGCGTGCTGGAGATCGGCGAGACGATGACGCAGCTCCAGATCACCTTCGCGTACAAGAAGCTCGACTACGACGCGGCGGGCCTCAAGCGCTTCCCGCACAAGACCGAGGTGGCGACCTTCCCGCCCTCGGTGAAGCTGGAGAAGCGCGGCATCAAACCCGACGACTACGCCCGCACCCTGATCGACCTGCTGGGGTATTTCGGGTAA
- the ttcA gene encoding tRNA 2-thiocytidine(32) synthetase TtcA yields the protein MTQDPAPPAPAAPSPPFSPAERSRLLAPIIRLAGQAVSDYRMIEEGDRVMVCLSGGKDSYTLLDTLLHLQRRAPVRFGLVALNLDQGQPGFPKDVLPRYLAALGVEHELVYQDTYSVVKAKTPAGKTTCALCSRLRRGALYAHARRLGATKIALGHHRDDILETLFMNLFFGARLKAMPPKLQSDDGSNVVIRPLAYVPEADIVRYAQAARFPIIPCDLCGSQANLQREVVGRMLAEWEREHPGRLNNILRALTRVTPSHLLDRDLYDFAGLGTAPPEGDRAFDPEDLPAREFLAGLEEL from the coding sequence ATGACCCAGGACCCTGCCCCGCCCGCCCCCGCTGCCCCTTCCCCCCCCTTCTCCCCTGCCGAGCGCAGCCGCCTGCTCGCGCCGATCATCCGGCTCGCCGGGCAGGCGGTCAGCGACTACCGCATGATCGAGGAGGGCGACCGCGTGATGGTCTGCCTCTCGGGCGGCAAGGACAGCTACACCCTGCTGGACACGCTGCTGCACCTGCAACGCCGCGCGCCGGTCCGTTTCGGGTTGGTGGCCCTGAACCTCGACCAGGGGCAGCCGGGCTTTCCGAAGGACGTGCTGCCGCGTTACCTCGCGGCGCTGGGGGTCGAGCACGAACTCGTGTATCAGGACACCTACAGCGTCGTGAAGGCCAAGACCCCGGCGGGCAAGACCACCTGCGCGCTGTGCAGCCGCCTGCGCCGGGGCGCGCTGTACGCCCATGCCCGGCGGCTGGGCGCCACCAAGATCGCGCTGGGGCACCACCGCGACGATATCCTCGAGACGCTGTTCATGAACCTGTTCTTCGGCGCGCGGCTCAAGGCCATGCCGCCCAAGTTGCAGTCGGACGACGGCAGCAACGTGGTCATCCGGCCGCTGGCCTACGTGCCTGAAGCCGACATCGTGCGCTACGCGCAGGCCGCCCGTTTTCCGATCATCCCCTGCGACCTGTGCGGCTCGCAGGCCAACCTGCAACGCGAGGTCGTGGGCCGGATGCTGGCCGAGTGGGAGCGCGAGCACCCGGGGCGGCTGAACAACATCCTGCGCGCGCTGACCCGCGTGACCCCCAGCCACCTCCTCGACCGCGACCTGTACGACTTCGCCGGGCTGGGCACCGCCCCGCCCGAGGGCGACCGCGCCTTCGACCCCGAGGACCTGCCGGCACGCGAATTCCTGGCGGGGCTGGAGGAGCTGTAG
- a CDS encoding aminoglycoside phosphotransferase family protein, whose product MQTGQVFTPWLRRWNLTPDGPPRRTPSSDLLPVRAGGRPAMLKLAHSAEEQTGHRLMVWLDGGGAARVYAHSGPALLMETLPGGDLTGLPPAGDDDGATRVLCAVAARLHRPRPQPWPALPSLRTRFRSLEAAAPQGGLYARAWERAQALLGTPQDLRPLHGDLHHGNVRRGAGGEWRVIDPKGLIGERGFDYANIFCNPDLDFAARPGRLTRQAALVADLAGLERSRLLAWALAYAALSAAWHREDGDPASAARTLEIAALAEAGL is encoded by the coding sequence GTGCAGACTGGGCAGGTGTTCACGCCCTGGCTGCGCCGCTGGAACCTGACCCCGGACGGTCCACCCCGGCGCACCCCCAGCAGCGACCTGCTGCCGGTGCGCGCCGGGGGCCGCCCCGCCATGTTGAAGCTCGCCCACAGCGCCGAGGAACAGACCGGTCACCGCCTGATGGTCTGGCTGGACGGCGGGGGCGCGGCGCGGGTGTATGCCCACAGCGGCCCGGCCCTGCTGATGGAAACCCTGCCCGGCGGGGACCTGACCGGCCTGCCCCCGGCGGGCGACGACGACGGGGCCACCCGCGTGCTGTGCGCCGTCGCTGCCCGGCTCCACCGGCCCCGCCCGCAGCCCTGGCCGGCACTGCCCTCCCTGCGCACCCGGTTCCGGAGTCTGGAAGCCGCCGCGCCGCAGGGCGGCCTGTACGCGCGGGCCTGGGAGCGTGCCCAGGCGCTGCTGGGCACGCCGCAGGACCTGCGCCCGCTGCACGGCGACCTGCACCACGGCAACGTGCGGCGCGGGGCCGGAGGCGAGTGGCGGGTCATCGACCCCAAGGGCCTGATCGGCGAGCGGGGCTTCGACTACGCCAACATCTTCTGCAATCCGGACCTCGACTTCGCCGCGCGGCCCGGCCGCCTCACCCGGCAGGCGGCGCTGGTGGCCGACCTCGCGGGGCTGGAGCGCTCCCGGCTGCTGGCCTGGGCCCTGGCCTACGCCGCCCTGTCGGCGGCGTGGCACCGCGAAGACGGCGACCCGGCCAGCGCCGCCCGGACGCTGGAGATCGCGGCGCTGGCCGAGGCCGGGCTCTAG
- a CDS encoding transglycosylase domain-containing protein: protein MSRRSRPGTKSPAPSKLPASGSPGTPPSGAGPTTTRASRKSPGRAARATRPPPPRRPAGCLTWVFRGAGTLLLLGAAAAGGMYYAWGRDLPSVADLDVLEYSGQTRVYDRTGQLVGTLTPSLGSGNSVNRDLLPLSQISQPLRKAVVTSEDRRFYEHHGVDYLGIARGLLKGLLRNDLEGGSSITQQVVKNTLLSDYNQARTVERKFKEALLAYQLDRDFDKNKILNAYLNIVYWGDGGPRDIVGVQSAARAYFRKDASQLTLAESAYLATLIPAPNSRYRDFAAYRPLMRSLLDRMVEDGRVTRAQANEAWKTPIYPAGWRIGWNADGTVRSAVLENADRLRQNLEATEQRTASRYEYQSYLQAVEKELLPKVGRRALYGGGKIFTGMDIQAQQSAERASLNARLPDGATLGVALVNPANGEALALVGQKLTGDRPGDWNNAVQARRQVGSSIKPLLYTLALSQGWKQSDTVLDSPIQGDYQPQNYDGRWTGRFVTMRYALDHSLNLPTVRIGQEVGIDTFEAKLRQLGLTPPAQGGLSLSIGTLEASPLQMAAAYAAFANGGVYHAPSLVRRFEDKSGAAVYVRPAPTGVRVWDAQTAWLGLDMLRGVVNDLTPYQGGLATKAQISGWEVGGKTGTTNEIKDLWFAGVAPGVAGAVWVGRQEGGSLPSWAYSGDVPTPVWQQAVAGTLAGRSRTTFAEPAGITYRVVRQVNMAFRETEADQEPVARDGSRRSAPVQVVRPDPEPAAPPVPAQPGGRPGGGDSGPAVPGPADGRARPAPAADPGGHVDRRPGGHGNRADRRRPDGTGPSLHGPGQCPGRAGRQ, encoded by the coding sequence ATGAGTCGCCGTTCCCGGCCGGGTACCAAATCACCGGCCCCCTCCAAGCTTCCGGCGAGCGGGTCGCCTGGCACCCCCCCCTCCGGTGCCGGTCCGACCACGACCCGGGCCTCCCGCAAATCGCCGGGACGCGCGGCGCGGGCCACCCGGCCCCCACCGCCCCGGCGGCCCGCCGGTTGCCTGACCTGGGTGTTCCGGGGAGCGGGCACGCTGCTGCTGCTGGGCGCGGCGGCGGCCGGGGGCATGTACTACGCCTGGGGCCGGGACCTGCCCAGCGTGGCCGACCTCGACGTGCTGGAATACAGCGGCCAGACGCGGGTCTACGACCGGACCGGGCAACTGGTGGGTACGCTGACCCCCAGCCTGGGCAGCGGCAACAGCGTGAACCGCGACCTGCTGCCCCTCTCGCAGATCAGCCAGCCGCTGCGCAAGGCGGTCGTGACCAGCGAGGACCGGCGTTTCTACGAGCACCACGGCGTGGACTACCTGGGCATCGCGCGCGGGCTGCTCAAGGGCCTGCTGCGCAACGACCTGGAGGGCGGCAGCTCCATCACCCAGCAGGTGGTCAAGAACACGCTGCTGTCCGACTACAACCAGGCGCGCACCGTCGAGCGCAAGTTCAAGGAGGCCCTGCTGGCCTACCAGCTCGATCGCGACTTCGACAAGAACAAGATCCTGAACGCCTACCTCAACATCGTGTACTGGGGCGACGGCGGCCCGCGCGACATCGTGGGCGTGCAGAGCGCGGCGCGGGCCTACTTCCGCAAGGACGCCTCGCAGCTCACGCTGGCCGAGAGCGCCTACCTCGCCACCCTGATCCCGGCGCCCAACAGCCGCTACCGCGACTTCGCGGCGTACCGGCCCCTGATGCGCAGCCTGCTCGACCGCATGGTGGAGGACGGCCGCGTGACCCGCGCGCAGGCCAACGAGGCCTGGAAGACGCCCATCTACCCGGCCGGGTGGCGCATCGGCTGGAATGCCGACGGCACCGTGCGCAGCGCCGTGCTGGAAAATGCCGACCGCCTGCGCCAGAACCTGGAGGCCACCGAGCAGCGCACCGCCAGCCGTTACGAGTACCAGTCGTACCTCCAGGCCGTCGAGAAGGAACTGCTGCCCAAGGTGGGCCGCCGGGCGCTGTACGGCGGCGGCAAGATCTTCACCGGCATGGACATCCAGGCGCAGCAGTCGGCCGAGCGCGCCAGCCTGAACGCCCGGCTGCCCGACGGCGCGACCCTGGGCGTCGCGCTGGTCAACCCGGCCAACGGCGAGGCCCTGGCGCTGGTGGGCCAGAAGCTGACCGGCGACCGCCCCGGCGACTGGAACAACGCCGTGCAGGCGCGGCGGCAGGTGGGCAGCAGCATCAAGCCGCTGCTCTATACCCTGGCGCTGTCGCAGGGCTGGAAACAGAGCGACACGGTGCTCGACTCGCCCATACAGGGCGACTACCAGCCGCAGAACTACGACGGGCGCTGGACGGGCCGTTTCGTGACCATGCGCTACGCCCTGGACCACAGCCTGAACCTGCCTACCGTGCGCATCGGGCAGGAGGTGGGGATCGACACCTTCGAGGCCAAGCTGCGCCAGCTCGGGCTGACGCCGCCGGCACAGGGGGGCCTGAGCCTGAGCATCGGCACGCTGGAGGCCAGTCCCCTCCAGATGGCCGCCGCCTACGCCGCCTTCGCCAACGGGGGGGTGTACCACGCGCCCAGCCTCGTGCGGCGTTTCGAGGACAAGAGCGGCGCGGCCGTGTACGTGCGCCCGGCCCCGACCGGCGTGCGGGTGTGGGACGCCCAGACCGCGTGGCTGGGGCTGGACATGCTGCGCGGCGTCGTGAACGACCTGACCCCCTATCAGGGTGGGCTGGCGACCAAGGCGCAGATTTCCGGCTGGGAGGTCGGCGGCAAGACCGGCACCACCAACGAGATCAAGGACCTGTGGTTCGCCGGGGTCGCGCCGGGCGTGGCGGGCGCGGTGTGGGTCGGGCGTCAGGAGGGCGGGTCGCTGCCGTCGTGGGCCTATTCGGGCGACGTGCCGACGCCGGTGTGGCAACAGGCGGTCGCGGGCACGCTCGCGGGGCGCAGCCGCACCACCTTCGCCGAGCCGGCGGGCATCACCTACCGGGTGGTGCGTCAGGTGAACATGGCCTTCCGTGAGACCGAGGCCGATCAGGAGCCGGTGGCGCGCGACGGCAGCCGCCGCAGCGCCCCGGTGCAGGTGGTCCGCCCGGACCCCGAACCGGCCGCGCCGCCCGTTCCGGCTCAGCCCGGGGGACGCCCAGGCGGGGGCGACTCCGGCCCTGCCGTCCCAGGACCCGCAGACGGCCGTGCCCGCCCTGCCCCCGCAGCAGACCCAGGAGGGCACGTGGACCGGCGACCCGGCGGGCACGGGAACCGAGCAGACCGGCGCCGGCCAGACGGCACCGGCCCCAGCCTTCACGGACCCGGGCAGTGCCCAGGGCGCGCCGGGCGACAGTGA
- the tsaD gene encoding tRNA (adenosine(37)-N6)-threonylcarbamoyltransferase complex transferase subunit TsaD, which yields MNARYILGIDTSCDDTGVGIVELLPGGGAAVRANRVWSQTVHAQYGGVMPELASREHVERIDDVLEGALADAGLALGDLHAVAATSGPGLVGALLVGLMYGKGLAQALGVPFYAAHHLEGHIFAAAAEAELDAPYLALVVSGGHTHLFDVLEPGDYRLVGATRDDAAGEAFDKVARLVGLGYPGGPAIGEAATRGDPDAVAFKPPLKGQSGFDFSFSGLKTAALLAHRAGAKPDDLAASFQQAAVRTLVETTVRAAQATGRQTVVVSGGVAANRALRAAFGQTGLRVVFPGPGLNTDNGAMIALSGAAAITAGRAPSPLSVGAEAYAPLATVPGT from the coding sequence ATGAACGCGCGCTACATCCTGGGCATCGACACCTCCTGCGACGACACGGGCGTCGGCATCGTGGAACTCCTGCCCGGCGGGGGGGCGGCGGTGCGGGCCAATCGGGTGTGGTCGCAGACCGTCCACGCCCAGTACGGGGGCGTGATGCCCGAACTCGCCAGCCGCGAACACGTCGAGCGCATCGACGACGTGCTGGAGGGCGCGCTGGCTGACGCGGGCCTCGCGCTGGGCGATCTCCACGCGGTCGCGGCCACCTCCGGTCCCGGCCTCGTGGGGGCGCTGCTCGTCGGGCTGATGTACGGCAAGGGGCTGGCGCAGGCGCTGGGCGTGCCCTTCTACGCCGCGCACCACCTGGAGGGCCACATCTTCGCCGCCGCCGCCGAGGCCGAGCTGGACGCCCCTTACCTCGCGCTGGTCGTCTCGGGCGGGCATACCCACCTGTTCGACGTGCTGGAGCCGGGCGACTACCGGCTGGTGGGCGCCACCCGCGACGACGCGGCGGGCGAGGCCTTCGACAAGGTCGCGCGCCTCGTCGGGCTGGGCTACCCCGGCGGCCCGGCCATCGGGGAGGCGGCCACGCGCGGCGACCCGGACGCCGTGGCCTTCAAGCCGCCGCTGAAGGGCCAGAGCGGCTTCGACTTCAGCTTCAGCGGCCTCAAGACGGCGGCCCTGCTGGCCCACCGCGCGGGCGCGAAGCCCGACGACCTCGCCGCCAGTTTCCAGCAGGCCGCCGTGCGCACCCTGGTCGAGACGACCGTGCGCGCCGCCCAGGCCACCGGCCGCCAGACGGTCGTGGTGTCGGGCGGTGTGGCGGCCAACCGCGCCCTGCGGGCCGCCTTCGGGCAGACCGGGCTGCGGGTGGTCTTTCCCGGGCCGGGCCTGAACACCGACAATGGGGCCATGATCGCCCTGTCGGGGGCCGCCGCCATCACGGCCGGGCGCGCGCCCAGCCCGCTCAGTGTGGGGGCCGAGGCCTACGCCCCGCTGGCGACGGTTCCGGGGACCTGA
- the rnhA gene encoding ribonuclease HI, which yields MSRPSKPPYARKKTDAARDLLPLKAGIQPAVPIAGEEVELYSDGACDTTKGHGGWATILRYGERELVLSGNEEDTTNNRMELRGLLEGLLTLKRPCQVRVVTDSQYLRKAFTDGWILKWQRNGWKTAGGDPVKNRDLWDELIAQAGKHALTFVWVKGHAGHGENERVDVLAVQERKKLRAK from the coding sequence ATGTCGCGCCCCAGCAAGCCTCCCTATGCCCGCAAGAAGACGGACGCGGCGCGCGACCTGCTGCCCCTCAAGGCCGGCATCCAGCCCGCCGTGCCCATCGCAGGCGAGGAGGTCGAGCTGTACAGCGACGGGGCCTGCGATACCACCAAGGGCCACGGTGGCTGGGCGACCATCCTGCGCTACGGCGAGCGCGAGCTCGTGCTGAGCGGCAACGAGGAGGACACCACCAACAACCGCATGGAGCTGCGCGGCCTGCTCGAAGGCCTGCTGACCCTCAAGCGGCCCTGTCAGGTGCGCGTGGTCACCGACAGCCAGTATCTGCGCAAGGCCTTCACCGACGGCTGGATTCTCAAGTGGCAGCGCAACGGCTGGAAGACGGCGGGCGGCGACCCGGTGAAAAACCGCGACCTGTGGGACGAGCTGATCGCCCAGGCGGGCAAGCACGCCCTGACCTTCGTGTGGGTCAAGGGCCACGCCGGGCACGGCGAGAACGAGCGGGTGGACGTGCTGGCGGTGCAGGAACGCAAGAAGCTGCGCGCGAAGTGA
- a CDS encoding undecaprenyl-diphosphate phosphatase, translated as MDWFYAIVYGIVEGITEFLPISSTGHLILAGNLMGVPWPKEVKDTFEVVIQGGAILAVLAYYWRDFLKIRHIGSDRGQQRLWLGVVVACIPAVVLGLLFGDVIKANLFRPSVVAWALIVGGVIMWLVESRRATPKVHDIETIGVGRSLLIGAVQCLALLWPGFSRSASSILGGMVLGLDRPTATKFSFYLGVPTLGGAALLDFIKSREILGQIGIVNVVLGAAVSFVVAYLAIGWLLRFVSTNNFKGFAVYRVVVGALILLLIATGVMTNGSLA; from the coding sequence ATGGACTGGTTCTACGCCATCGTATACGGAATCGTGGAGGGCATCACCGAGTTTTTGCCCATCAGTTCCACCGGTCACCTCATCCTCGCGGGCAACCTCATGGGTGTGCCCTGGCCCAAGGAGGTCAAGGACACCTTCGAGGTGGTCATCCAGGGCGGCGCGATCCTGGCGGTGCTGGCGTACTACTGGCGCGACTTTCTCAAGATCCGGCACATCGGCAGCGACCGGGGCCAGCAGCGGCTGTGGCTGGGCGTGGTCGTGGCCTGCATTCCGGCGGTCGTGCTGGGCCTGCTGTTCGGTGACGTGATCAAGGCGAACCTGTTCCGGCCCAGCGTGGTCGCCTGGGCGCTCATCGTCGGCGGGGTCATCATGTGGCTCGTCGAGAGCCGGCGCGCCACGCCCAAGGTCCACGACATCGAAACCATCGGCGTGGGCCGCTCGCTGCTCATCGGGGCCGTGCAGTGCCTCGCGCTGCTGTGGCCGGGCTTCTCGCGCAGCGCGAGCAGCATCCTGGGCGGCATGGTGCTGGGGCTCGATCGTCCCACCGCCACCAAGTTCAGCTTTTACCTGGGGGTGCCCACGCTGGGCGGCGCGGCGCTGCTGGACTTCATCAAGAGCCGCGAGATCCTGGGCCAGATCGGCATCGTGAACGTCGTGCTGGGCGCGGCCGTGAGTTTCGTGGTGGCCTACCTCGCCATCGGCTGGCTGCTGCGCTTCGTCTCGACCAACAACTTCAAGGGCTTCGCGGTGTACCGCGTGGTGGTCGGAGCGCTGATCCTGCTCCTGATCGCCACGGGCGTCATGACCAACGGCTCGCTGGCCTGA
- a CDS encoding ribonuclease domain-containing protein, which produces MRTLLPLLLAAGLLAGCNSPGQAQGTSVQTGQTQASQPQTTARQTPTTGTAGRDPESGLAWVDASALPREGQQLLGLVARGGPFRYSKDGVTFGNREGLLPRQTRGYYREYTVRTPGESDRGARRIVCGGQPETSTAECYYTADHYASFRRIRS; this is translated from the coding sequence ATGCGCACCCTGTTGCCCCTGCTGCTGGCGGCCGGCCTGCTCGCCGGGTGCAACTCTCCCGGTCAGGCCCAAGGCACTTCCGTCCAGACGGGCCAGACCCAGGCTTCTCAGCCCCAGACCACCGCACGCCAGACGCCGACCACCGGTACGGCCGGGCGCGACCCCGAGAGTGGCCTGGCCTGGGTGGACGCCAGCGCCCTGCCGCGCGAGGGCCAGCAGTTGCTGGGGCTCGTGGCGCGCGGCGGTCCTTTCCGGTACAGCAAGGACGGCGTGACCTTCGGCAACCGCGAGGGCCTCCTGCCCCGGCAGACGCGGGGGTATTACCGCGAGTACACGGTACGTACCCCCGGCGAGAGCGACCGGGGCGCGCGGCGCATCGTGTGCGGCGGCCAGCCCGAGACGAGCACCGCCGAGTGCTACTACACCGCCGACCACTACGCCTCCTTCCGGAGGATCCGGTCATGA